One genomic window of Pempheris klunzingeri isolate RE-2024b chromosome 12, fPemKlu1.hap1, whole genome shotgun sequence includes the following:
- the LOC139210682 gene encoding BCL2/adenovirus E1B 19 kDa protein-interacting protein 3-like: protein MSHQKDSSSDETLQGSWVELHFSGTGSLNTSQHGSQEQIPTSSQEADLEKMLLDAQHESGRNSSKGSSQCNSPLRAQTPLLVWRGSEGNSSQSDEDFQERRREVENMMKKNADWIWDWSSRPENNPRKEFLLKYPKRSTSLSIRNTSVMKKGGVLSADFLKLFLPSLIISHILAVGLGIYIGKRLTSHNTY, encoded by the exons ATGTCGCACCAAAAGGACTCCTCTTCGGACGAGACTTTGCAAG GCTCCTGGGTTGAGCTGCACTTCAGCGGCACTGGTTCCCTAAATACCAGTCAGCATGGAAGCCAGGAGCAAATCCCCACGTCCAGTCAGGAGGCTGACTTGGAGAAGATGCTGCTGGATGCTCAGCACGAGTCGGGCAGAAACAGCTCCAAGGGAAGCTCTCAGTGCAACAG CCCACTGAGAGCACAGACTCCTCTTCTTGTGTGGAGAGGCTCAGAGGGGAACAGCTCACAG TCAGATGAGGATTTCCAAGAAAGAAGACGGGAAGTAGAGAACATGATGAAGAAAAATGCTGACTGGATCTGGGACTGGTCTAGTCGACCTGAGAACAATCCACGAAA GGAGTTCCTGCTGAAGTACCCTAAGCGCTCGACCTCTCTCAGCATTAGGAACACCAGCGTCATGAAGAAGGGAGGCGTTCTCTCTGCTGACTTTCTGAAGCTGTTCCTCCCTTCGTTAATCATCTCTCACATACTTGCTGTTGGCTTAGG GATATATATTGGGAAGCGCCTGACCTCCCACAACACCTACTAA
- the LOC139210992 gene encoding alpha-2A adrenergic receptor-like produces MGCLNIISGNETLPGRHPYTVQTSVPLTILVGILILLTVFGNVMVVIAVITSRALRAPQNLFLVSLACADILVATLVMPFSLANELMGYWYFGKVWCEIYLALDVLFCTSSIVHLCTISLDRYWSVSQAIEYNLRRTPRRIKCTIFIVWVLAAIISFPPLITMEKDEGKEDSPECKINEEKWYIIFSSTASFFAPCVIMIMVYVRIYQIAKKRTRAPPGERKREYGNSGNLERKDGEVGEEEEGSNREVNGLDVEEEPSSSDGNETILCTLKKKRGMRTTKVAQMKPGETSPKRDAQPCVRVSRWKGRQHRERRFTFVLAVVMGVFVLCWFPFFFTYTLTAVCDTCCVPETLFKMFFWFGYCNSSLNPFIYTIFNNDFRRSFKRILCKRNRTGL; encoded by the coding sequence ATGGGTTGTCTTAACATTATCAGCGGAAATGAGACTTTGCCCGGCAGGCACCCGTATACCGTGCAGACCTCTGTGCCTCTAACGATCCTGGTGGGTATCCTCATCCTGCTAACTGTCTTTGGCAACGTCATGGTAGTAATTGCTGTGATCACAAGCCGAGCCCTGAGAGCACCTCAGAACTTGTTCTTAGTGTCTCTGGCATGTGCAGACATCCTGGTTGCCACCTTAGTGATGCCATTCTCTTTAGCAAATGAACTGATGGGTTACTGGTACTTCGGTAAAGTGTGGTGTGAGATCTACCTGGCTTTGGATGTGCTCTTTTGCACCTCATCCATCGTTCACCTGTGTACCATCAGCCTGGACAGATACTGGTCTGTCAGTCAAGCGATTGAGTACAACCTGAGGAGGACACCGCGCAGGATTAAATGCACAATCTTCATAGTTTGGGTGCTGGCGGCCATCATTTCATTCCCACCACTTATCACAATGGAGAAGGACGAGGGTAAAGAGGACAGCCCTGAATGTAAAATTAATGAGGAGAAATGGTACATCATATTCTCCAGCACCGCCTCTTTCTTTGCCCCCTGCGTCATCATGATTATGGTGTATGTTAGAATCTACCAGATTGCCAAGAAAAGAACAAGAGCCCCACcaggtgagaggaaaagagaataCGGCAACTCAGGCAACCTGGAGAGAAAAGACggagaggtgggggaggaggaagagggcagCAATAGAGAGGTGAATGGGCTAGACGTGGAGGAAGAACCCTCCTCGTCCGATGGGAACGAAACCATCCTATGCAccctgaagaagaagaggggaatGAGAACAACCAAAGTGGCTCAGATGAAGCCTGGAGAAACCTCTCCAAAGCGAGACGCACAGCCCTGTGTGAGAGTGAGCAGGTGGAAAGGAaggcagcacagagagaggcGCTTCACATTTGTTCTGGCTGTGGTGATGGGAGTGTTTGTGCTCTGCTGGTTCCCCTTTTtcttcacatacacactcactgcagTGTGTGACACCTGCTGTGTCCCAGAAACActgttcaaaatgtttttctggtTTGGTTACTGCAATAGCTCACTAAATCCTTTTATATACACTATATTCAATAATGACTTCAGGAGGTCTTTTAAAAGGATCCTTTGTAAAAGAAACAGAACAGGTTTGTGa
- the LOC139210776 gene encoding serine/threonine-protein phosphatase 2A 55 kDa regulatory subunit B delta isoform: protein MAGVAGGNDFQWCFSQVKGAIDEDVAEADIISTVEFNYSGELLATGDKGGRVVIFQHEQESKNRPHLRGEYNVYSTFQSHEPEFDYLKSLEIEEKINKIRWLPQQNAAHFLLSTNDKTIKLWKISERDKRAEGYNLKDEDGRLRDPFRITSLRVPVLMPMDLMVEASPRRIFANAHTYHINSISVNSDHETYLSADDLRINLWHLEITDRSFNIVDIKPANMEELTEVITAAECHPHQCNVFVYSSSKGTIRLCDMRAAALCDRHSKFFEEPEDPSSRSFFSEIISSISDVKFSHSGRYMMTRDYLSVKVWDLNMENRPVETYQVHEYLRSKLCSLYENDCIFDKFECCWNGSDSAIMTGSYNNFFRMFDRNTRRDITLEASRESSKPRATLKPRKVSTGGKRKKDEISVDSLDFNKKILHTAWHPKDNVIAVAATNNLYIFQDKIN, encoded by the exons ATGGCGG gagttgctggaggAAATGATTTTCAGTGGTGTTTCTCTCAAGTGAAAGGAGCGATAGATGAAGATGTTGCGGAAG CTGACATAATCTCAACAGTTGAGTTCAACTATTCTGGAGAATTGCTTGCAACTGGAGATAAAGGAGGCAGAGTAGTGATATTTCAACATGAACAGGAG TCTAAGAATCGTCCACACCTGCGCGGGGAGTACAACGTCTATAGCACTTTTCAGAGTCACGAGCCAGAATTTGACTATTTGAAAAGTTTAGAAATCGaggaaaaaattaataaaataagatgGCTACCCCAACAAAATGCTGCTCACTTTCTACTTTCAACAAATG atAAAACTATCAAATTGTGGAAAATAAGTGAAAGAGATAAACGAGCAGAAGGTTACAACCTGAAAGATGAAGATGGACGACTCAGAGACCCCTTTAGAATCACCTCTTTACGG GTACCAGTACTGATGCCAATGGATCTCATGGTAGAAGCAAGCCCACGGAGGATCTTTGCAAATGCGCACACCTATCACATTAATTCCATTTCTGTAAATAGTGATCATGAAACGTACCTCTCCGCAGATGACCTAAGAATAAATCTATGGCACTTGGAAATCACAGACAGAAGTTTTA ATATTGTAGACATCAAGCCCGCCAACATGGAGGAACTGACAGAAGTAATCACAGCTGCTGAGTGCCATCCACACCAATGCAATGTATTTGTGTACAGCAGTAGCAAAGGCACCATTCGCCTGTGCGACATGCGAGCAGCAGCACTCTGCGACAGGCACTCAAAGT tctttgaGGAGCCCGAGGATCCAAGCAGCCGATCCTTTTTCTCTGAGATCATCTCCTCCATCTCGGACGTGAAGTTCAGTCACAGCGGACGCTATATGATGACACGTGACTACCTCTCCGTCAAAGTTTGGGACCTCAACATGGAGAACAGGCCAGTGGAGACGTATCAG GTCCATGAATACCTTCGCAGTAAACTCTGCTCCTTGTATGAAAATGACTGCATCTTTGACAAGTTCGAGTGCTGCTGGAATGGCAGTGACAG TGCCATCATGACTGGCTCCTACAACAACTTCTTCCGAATGTTTGACCGCAACACCAGGCGGGATATCACACTGGAGGCATCCCGGGAGAGCAGCAAACCACGGGCTACGCTCAAACCACGCAAAGTGTCCACTGGTGgcaagaggaagaaagatgagATCAGCGTGGACAGCCTGGACTTCAACAAGAAGATCCTCCACACTGCCTGGCACCCCAAAGATAACGTGATAGCTGTGGCAGCCACCAACAACTTGTACATTTTCCAGGACAAAATCAACTAG